Proteins encoded by one window of Yersinia massiliensis:
- the rstB gene encoding two-component system sensor histidine kinase RstB produces the protein MRKLFIQFFLLLFVCFMVMAMLVGLVYKVTAERAGRQSLDDLMKSSLSLMRSELREIPLKDWNKTIATLDLNLSFQLHIEPLDKRDLGERLNKRLRAGEIIALDDEYTFLQRIPRSHYVLAVGPVPYLFYLHQMRLLDLALLILIGMSLALPVFLWMRPHWKDLLKLENAAQRLGAGHLDERTHFDPTSSLNRLGLAFNQMADNISKLIVSKKMLIDGIAHELRTPLVRLRYRLAMSDNLTDNEQQALNHDIGQLEALIDELLTYARLDRPQVTLHLEPIDLPSWLTTKVMDMRLIHHEREIALDIPHRGDFGVVDLRLFERVLDNLVNNALRYSNQRLRIGLWFDGDSACLQVEDDGPGIPLEERARVFEPFVRLDPSRDRATGGCGLGLAIVHSIALAYQGSISVDASSLGGASFRFCWPVKNIHSLPIPHSE, from the coding sequence GCTGGACGGCAGTCATTGGATGACTTGATGAAAAGCTCCCTGTCATTAATGCGTAGTGAACTGCGGGAGATACCGCTCAAGGATTGGAACAAAACTATCGCGACATTGGATTTAAATCTTTCTTTTCAATTGCATATAGAACCTCTCGATAAACGAGATTTAGGTGAACGATTAAATAAACGCCTACGCGCGGGCGAAATTATCGCTTTAGATGATGAATATACCTTTCTACAACGCATTCCCCGCAGTCATTATGTTCTCGCAGTAGGGCCGGTTCCCTATTTGTTCTATCTGCATCAAATGCGATTGTTAGATTTAGCGCTACTTATCCTAATTGGCATGTCGCTCGCTCTGCCCGTCTTTTTATGGATGCGCCCCCACTGGAAAGATTTACTTAAATTGGAGAATGCAGCCCAGCGCTTGGGCGCGGGGCACCTTGATGAACGTACTCATTTTGATCCCACATCCAGTTTAAATCGCTTAGGATTAGCGTTTAACCAAATGGCGGATAACATCAGCAAATTAATTGTCAGTAAAAAAATGCTGATTGACGGAATTGCCCACGAACTACGTACCCCACTGGTACGACTGCGTTACCGGTTAGCCATGAGTGATAACCTCACCGATAACGAGCAACAGGCACTAAATCATGACATTGGCCAGTTGGAAGCGTTGATTGACGAGTTATTAACTTATGCTCGCCTAGATCGCCCGCAGGTTACCCTCCATCTTGAACCTATTGATTTACCAAGCTGGCTCACGACAAAAGTCATGGATATGCGCTTGATTCACCATGAACGAGAAATCGCGCTTGATATTCCGCATCGTGGCGATTTTGGCGTGGTTGATCTGCGCCTATTTGAGCGGGTACTAGATAATTTAGTCAATAATGCGCTGCGGTACTCCAATCAACGTTTGCGGATTGGCCTGTGGTTTGATGGCGACAGTGCTTGTCTGCAAGTTGAAGATGATGGCCCAGGTATCCCACTCGAAGAGCGCGCGCGCGTTTTTGAACCTTTTGTTCGTCTAGACCCCAGTCGAGATCGTGCAACGGGGGGATGTGGATTAGGGCTGGCCATCGTTCACTCGATTGCATTGGCTTATCAAGGGAGTATTTCCGTCGATGCCAGTTCATTAGGTGGAGCCAGTTTCCGCTTTTGCTGGCCAGTGAAAAATATTCACTCGCTGCCGATACCCCACAGTGAATAA
- a CDS encoding carboxypeptidase M32 — MTTAYQHLCKTFTRLSRFEHLSAVAGWDMQTMMPAKGNVARAEAMAELNVLQHQILTAKEVGEWLKQAEHDVLNDIEQANLREMQRHYHNAALLPEALVEAKSLAGAKCEHAWRQQRIANDWQGFAENLREVVKLSREEAAIRAQAASTSGYDALLNLYEPGTTSADLDRIFGDLKQWLPALLQKVSAKQANEACLIPQGPFDLTKQRQLGLSVMKVLGFDFDGGRVDVSVHPFCGGVPQDVRITTRYNEQEFLSALMGIVHETGHARYEQNLPREWLGQPISHARSTAIHESQSLLFEMQLARSNEFLQVIRPLVIQQFGEQPALQEQNFIALNQRVKTGFIRVDADEVSYPAHVILRYEIEKALIGGDIEVDDIPALWNEKMQQYLGINTEGNYRNGCMQDIHWTDGAFGYFPTYTLGAMYAAQLFQSARDAIPELDQHIANGDLSPLFNWLQQNIWQHGSRYSTAELITQATGESLNPRFFRQHLERRYL, encoded by the coding sequence ATGACCACTGCTTATCAGCATCTGTGTAAGACTTTCACTCGCCTTTCTCGTTTCGAACATTTGTCGGCCGTTGCTGGATGGGATATGCAGACCATGATGCCAGCTAAAGGCAATGTGGCCCGCGCTGAAGCGATGGCGGAACTGAATGTGTTACAGCATCAGATTCTAACGGCCAAAGAAGTCGGTGAATGGTTAAAACAAGCAGAGCATGACGTTCTCAATGACATTGAGCAGGCGAATTTGCGCGAAATGCAGCGCCATTACCACAATGCAGCGTTGTTACCTGAGGCGCTGGTTGAGGCAAAATCATTGGCTGGTGCTAAATGTGAACATGCATGGCGTCAACAACGTATTGCGAACGACTGGCAGGGCTTTGCAGAAAACCTTCGTGAAGTAGTCAAACTGAGTCGTGAAGAAGCGGCTATCCGTGCTCAAGCTGCTAGCACATCAGGTTATGATGCTCTCCTCAATTTGTATGAGCCTGGGACAACCAGTGCCGATTTAGACCGTATATTTGGTGATCTTAAACAATGGTTACCTGCGCTCTTGCAGAAAGTTAGCGCAAAGCAAGCCAATGAAGCATGCCTAATCCCACAAGGGCCATTTGATCTGACGAAACAGCGCCAATTAGGGCTGAGTGTCATGAAAGTGCTGGGTTTTGACTTTGACGGCGGCCGAGTAGATGTCAGTGTTCACCCCTTCTGCGGTGGCGTACCTCAAGATGTTCGAATCACCACTCGCTATAATGAACAGGAATTTCTCAGTGCATTAATGGGGATCGTACACGAAACAGGCCATGCACGTTACGAGCAAAATCTACCACGTGAATGGTTAGGGCAACCCATCTCTCATGCGCGTTCAACTGCCATTCACGAATCCCAAAGCTTGCTGTTTGAGATGCAATTGGCTCGCAGCAACGAATTCTTGCAAGTCATTCGTCCACTCGTGATTCAACAATTTGGTGAGCAACCAGCCTTGCAGGAACAGAACTTCATTGCCTTAAACCAGCGCGTCAAGACAGGATTCATCCGTGTTGATGCCGACGAGGTAAGCTACCCTGCTCATGTGATCTTGCGCTATGAGATTGAAAAGGCTTTGATCGGTGGTGATATTGAAGTGGACGATATCCCCGCACTCTGGAATGAAAAGATGCAGCAATATCTCGGGATAAACACGGAAGGTAACTACCGTAATGGCTGCATGCAAGATATCCACTGGACAGACGGTGCGTTCGGTTATTTCCCAACTTATACCTTGGGTGCAATGTATGCAGCGCAATTATTCCAATCTGCCCGTGATGCTATCCCAGAGCTAGATCAGCACATCGCTAATGGTGACCTCAGCCCCCTATTCAACTGGTTACAACAGAATATCTGGCAACATGGCAGCCGTTATTCAACAGCTGAGCTGATTACCCAAGCGACGGGGGAATCGCTTAATCCACGATTTTTCCGCCAGCATTTAGAACGTCGCTATTTGTAA
- the asr gene encoding acid resistance repetitive basic protein Asr, with translation MKTVLALIVAASLGMSSLAFAADTVAPPAAPMATAPAAHSAPVKTMHHKKAKKTDSMKKMDKTAPAQKAQAAQKHHKKATHSKSAPAVVPAGK, from the coding sequence ATGAAAACAGTACTCGCTCTGATTGTTGCTGCATCTTTGGGTATGTCTTCTTTGGCATTCGCCGCTGATACCGTTGCTCCACCTGCCGCGCCAATGGCGACAGCACCAGCAGCGCATAGCGCCCCAGTAAAAACAATGCATCACAAGAAAGCTAAAAAAACCGACTCGATGAAAAAAATGGATAAAACGGCCCCTGCTCAAAAAGCACAGGCTGCCCAAAAACATCATAAGAAAGCGACACACAGCAAGTCTGCTCCGGCCGTTGTACCAGCCGGAAAATAA
- a CDS encoding trypsin-like serine peptidase — protein sequence MRLTSLLLLSLLPLSVSTAYALPSADKSDNDNSIADQTTLFFGKDDRTAITSSAEWPWQAIGQIETASGNLCTATLISPRLALTAGHCVLAPPGKIDPAIALRFISHNGQWKYQITKLETLVDAKLGKKLKPDGDGWIVPPAAAAYDFALIRLTAKKPVPIKPLPLWNGTANELTQALKQVKRKITQAGYPLDHLDTLYSHEDCLVTGWAQQGVLSHQCDTLPGDSGSPLILKNGENWSLIAIQSSAPAAKDRYLADNRALAVTAIKGRLKTVIDKAAKAAK from the coding sequence ATGCGTTTAACTTCGTTGTTACTTTTGAGTCTATTACCTCTTTCTGTTTCAACAGCTTATGCCCTCCCTTCAGCGGATAAATCAGACAATGACAATTCGATTGCTGATCAAACCACACTCTTCTTCGGTAAAGATGATCGAACAGCAATCACCAGTAGCGCTGAATGGCCGTGGCAGGCAATCGGACAAATCGAAACTGCCAGTGGTAATCTTTGTACTGCGACATTGATATCCCCTCGGTTGGCGCTCACCGCAGGGCATTGTGTGTTAGCCCCGCCGGGTAAGATTGATCCCGCCATCGCCTTACGATTTATTTCCCATAATGGACAATGGAAGTATCAAATAACCAAACTAGAGACATTGGTTGATGCTAAGTTGGGGAAAAAGCTTAAACCTGATGGTGATGGTTGGATAGTTCCCCCTGCTGCTGCCGCTTATGATTTTGCGCTTATTCGTTTAACGGCAAAAAAACCGGTTCCGATTAAGCCATTGCCTTTGTGGAACGGAACTGCCAATGAACTCACTCAGGCGCTTAAACAAGTGAAGCGTAAGATAACTCAGGCGGGTTACCCTCTCGACCATCTGGATACACTCTATAGTCATGAGGATTGTTTGGTGACCGGTTGGGCGCAGCAAGGCGTGCTGTCACACCAATGTGATACATTGCCCGGCGATAGTGGCTCGCCACTCATACTAAAGAACGGCGAGAATTGGTCTTTGATTGCGATCCAAAGTTCCGCACCCGCCGCTAAAGACCGCTATCTAGCCGATAACCGAGCATTGGCCGTCACTGCCATCAAAGGCCGGTTAAAGACGGTAATCGACAAAGCAGCCAAGGCTGCAAAGTAA
- a CDS encoding helix-turn-helix domain-containing protein gives MKKQDDFDLIPFSEVKAVALTHPQVNEAYSDLQIRQAMMTELKTARQQCNLTQEEVAQRAGLKKQNISRMEKGIISPNLTTLSRYAAALGGTFVFKFNQESQSTSKG, from the coding sequence ATGAAGAAGCAAGATGATTTTGACCTTATTCCATTTTCAGAAGTTAAAGCTGTCGCGCTAACTCATCCTCAAGTTAATGAGGCCTATAGCGATTTGCAGATTCGACAAGCCATGATGACTGAGCTGAAAACAGCTCGTCAGCAATGCAATCTCACGCAAGAAGAGGTTGCTCAACGGGCGGGGCTTAAAAAGCAAAATATCAGCCGAATGGAAAAAGGCATTATTTCGCCAAATTTAACGACGTTAAGTCGATATGCCGCAGCGTTAGGAGGGACTTTTGTTTTTAAATTCAATCAAGAGTCCCAATCTACCAGTAAAGGGTAA
- a CDS encoding type II toxin-antitoxin system RelE/ParE family toxin produces MYDISLLRLAQRELVKLPVGIQAALIKAMDELEAFGHELREPEIRDIGRGLKELRVTAREGLGRGFFFHQADRQVYIIHFLQKKTQKTPRRTLILAYQRMKELKRRLQP; encoded by the coding sequence ATGTATGACATTAGTTTGTTGAGATTAGCGCAGAGAGAGTTAGTTAAATTGCCGGTCGGCATACAGGCAGCCTTGATTAAGGCTATGGATGAACTTGAAGCTTTTGGTCATGAGCTTAGAGAACCAGAGATTCGCGATATTGGGCGGGGTCTAAAAGAACTGCGCGTCACCGCGCGTGAGGGGCTTGGTCGAGGATTTTTCTTTCATCAGGCGGATCGGCAGGTTTATATCATTCATTTTTTACAAAAGAAGACGCAAAAAACACCAAGAAGGACACTGATACTGGCCTATCAGCGTATGAAGGAACTCAAACGGAGATTGCAGCCATGA
- the hrpA gene encoding ATP-dependent RNA helicase HrpA — protein sequence MKSSLAALSSQLGELMLRDQQRLRRRLQGARKVNNPEAVEAITREIEAEIANAMQRVTHRRAACPAITYPESLPVSQKKQDIFNAIRDHQVVIVAGETGSGKTTQLPKICLELGRGVKGVIGHTQPRRLAARTVANRIADELSTSLGGCVGYKVRFNDQVGENTLVKLMTDGILLAEIQQDRLLMQYDTLIIDEAHERSLNIDFILGYLRELLPKRPDLKVIITSATIDPQRFSKHFNNAPIIEVSGRTYPVEVRYRPIVDDADDVERDQLQAIFDAVDELGHESPGDILIFMSGEREIRDTADALMKQNLPHTEVLPLYARLSNSEQNRVFQSHHGRRIVLATNVAETSLTVPGIKYVIDPGTARISRYSFRTKVQRLPIEPVSQASANQRKGRCGRVSDGICIRLYSEQDFLSRPEFTDPEILRTNLASVILQMTSLGLGDIAAFPFVEAPDKRNIQDGVRLLEELGAIKTAENGHQQLTPLGRQLAQLPVDPRLARMVLEAQRSGSVRELMIITSALSIQDPRERPMDKQQASDEKHRRFADKDSDFLAFVNLWDYLKEQQKELSSAQFRKLCRSDFLNYLRVREWQDIYTQLRQVVKELGIPVNSVAADYRSVHTAILTGLLSHIGQKDVDKQEYTGARNARFAIFPGSGLFKKPPKWSMVAELVETSRLWGRIAARIEPEWIEPLAQHLVKHHYSDPHWEKAQGAVMASEKVTLFGLPIVTERKINYGPIDPPLCRELFIRHGLVEGDWQTRHAFFRANLKLLAEVEELEHKSRRRDILVDDETLFNFYDQRIGREVISARHFDNWWKKTSQTQPELLNFEKTMLIKDGANKVNPLDYPNFWYQGDLKLRLSYQFEPGTDADGVTVHIPLPILNQVQEQGFDWQIPGIRRELVIALIKSLPKPVRRNFVPAPNYAEAFLARVTPLETDLLDALERELRRMTGVTVSRDSWQWDQVPDHLKITFRVLDDKNRILREGKDLAALKLQLQAKVQETLSAVADDGIEQNDLHIWSFGDLPICYQQRRGGYEVKAYPALVDEKDSVAIRLFDTEAQQQQAMWQGTRRLLLLNIPSPIKYLHEKLPNKSKLGLYFNTYGKVMDLIDDCIACGVDKLVAQYGGPVWQEADFARLQEKVRAELNETVVEIAKQVEQILTTVFSINKRLKGRVDISQALALSDIKAQLGGLIYRGFVTNNGWKRLPDTLRYLQAIERRMEKLAIDPHRDRAQMQRIEHVQQMWQQWLTKLPPKRQQDDDVKEVRWMIEELRVSLFAQQLGTLYPISDKRILQTMEQLSA from the coding sequence GTGAAATCTTCTCTCGCAGCATTATCCTCCCAACTTGGGGAGTTGATGCTCCGTGACCAACAGCGCCTGCGACGTCGGCTGCAAGGCGCACGAAAAGTCAATAATCCAGAAGCTGTTGAGGCCATTACGCGCGAGATTGAGGCTGAAATCGCCAACGCAATGCAACGGGTCACCCATCGCCGTGCAGCTTGTCCGGCTATTACCTATCCTGAAAGTCTGCCGGTTAGTCAGAAGAAACAAGACATTTTTAATGCCATTCGTGACCATCAAGTGGTGATTGTCGCAGGTGAAACGGGCTCGGGTAAAACAACGCAATTGCCCAAAATTTGTCTGGAACTGGGGCGCGGCGTTAAAGGTGTTATCGGTCATACACAACCTCGTCGATTGGCTGCGCGAACCGTGGCGAATCGTATTGCGGATGAATTGAGCACTTCTTTGGGGGGCTGCGTCGGCTACAAAGTCCGTTTCAACGATCAGGTCGGTGAGAATACACTCGTTAAGCTGATGACCGACGGTATCTTGCTTGCTGAGATACAACAAGACCGTCTACTGATGCAGTATGACACCTTGATAATTGATGAGGCTCATGAGCGCAGCCTAAATATCGATTTTATCTTAGGTTATTTACGTGAGTTATTGCCTAAGCGCCCAGACCTGAAGGTCATTATTACTTCGGCGACTATCGATCCTCAGCGTTTTTCTAAGCATTTCAATAATGCGCCGATTATTGAAGTCTCTGGTCGCACCTATCCGGTTGAAGTTCGTTATCGGCCCATTGTGGATGATGCTGATGACGTTGAACGAGATCAGTTACAAGCCATTTTTGATGCGGTAGATGAGCTGGGCCATGAAAGCCCTGGCGATATATTGATCTTTATGAGCGGTGAACGTGAGATTCGTGATACCGCTGATGCGCTGATGAAGCAAAACCTGCCACATACCGAAGTACTGCCGCTCTATGCGCGTTTATCCAATAGTGAGCAGAATAGAGTGTTTCAGTCTCACCATGGGCGGCGAATTGTACTGGCGACCAACGTGGCTGAAACCTCGCTGACAGTGCCGGGTATCAAATATGTTATCGATCCCGGTACCGCACGTATTAGCCGCTATAGCTTCCGTACTAAAGTGCAACGATTACCGATTGAGCCGGTTTCTCAAGCGTCAGCGAATCAACGTAAGGGCCGCTGCGGGCGTGTCTCAGACGGCATCTGTATACGCCTCTATTCCGAACAAGATTTCCTCTCACGTCCTGAATTTACTGATCCGGAAATTCTGCGTACTAACTTAGCATCTGTTATTTTACAAATGACGTCACTGGGCCTAGGGGATATTGCGGCATTCCCGTTTGTGGAAGCCCCAGATAAGCGCAATATTCAGGATGGTGTCCGGCTGTTAGAAGAATTAGGTGCGATAAAAACTGCCGAAAACGGGCATCAACAATTGACTCCGTTAGGCCGTCAACTCGCGCAATTACCGGTCGACCCGCGTTTGGCAAGAATGGTGCTGGAAGCGCAGCGAAGTGGCAGTGTGCGCGAACTGATGATTATCACATCGGCATTATCGATCCAAGATCCTCGCGAGCGCCCGATGGATAAACAGCAGGCATCGGATGAGAAACACCGTCGTTTTGCAGATAAAGACTCTGATTTCCTTGCCTTTGTTAATCTGTGGGATTACCTGAAAGAGCAGCAAAAAGAGCTGTCCTCAGCACAGTTTCGCAAATTATGTCGCAGTGATTTCCTGAACTATTTGCGTGTGCGTGAGTGGCAAGATATTTACACCCAACTGCGTCAGGTGGTGAAGGAACTGGGGATTCCGGTGAATAGTGTTGCTGCGGATTACCGTAGCGTGCATACCGCGATATTAACGGGTTTGCTATCTCACATTGGCCAGAAAGATGTCGATAAGCAAGAGTACACCGGCGCACGTAATGCGCGATTCGCTATCTTCCCGGGTTCTGGGCTATTCAAAAAACCACCGAAATGGTCCATGGTGGCTGAATTGGTTGAAACTAGCCGATTATGGGGCCGTATTGCAGCGCGTATTGAGCCGGAATGGATAGAGCCTTTAGCGCAGCATTTGGTGAAGCACCATTATAGTGATCCCCACTGGGAGAAGGCGCAGGGCGCGGTGATGGCGAGTGAGAAGGTCACCTTATTTGGTTTACCCATAGTCACTGAGCGTAAAATTAATTATGGCCCGATAGATCCGCCACTTTGCCGTGAGTTATTCATCCGCCATGGGTTGGTTGAGGGGGATTGGCAAACGCGCCATGCCTTCTTCCGCGCTAACCTCAAGTTGCTGGCTGAGGTTGAAGAGCTCGAACACAAATCTCGTCGGCGTGACATTCTGGTCGATGATGAGACATTGTTTAACTTCTATGATCAGCGAATTGGTCGGGAGGTTATTTCTGCTCGTCACTTTGACAATTGGTGGAAAAAAACCAGCCAAACGCAACCGGAGTTGCTGAACTTTGAAAAAACCATGCTTATCAAGGATGGTGCGAACAAAGTTAATCCGTTGGACTATCCCAACTTTTGGTATCAAGGCGATCTCAAGCTGAGACTTTCTTATCAATTTGAACCGGGCACGGATGCTGATGGGGTCACGGTTCATATTCCGTTGCCGATTCTAAACCAGGTGCAAGAACAGGGCTTTGATTGGCAGATTCCAGGTATACGACGAGAGTTGGTGATAGCGTTGATCAAATCATTGCCGAAGCCAGTGCGGCGCAATTTTGTTCCCGCCCCTAACTACGCAGAAGCTTTCCTTGCTCGGGTCACGCCACTGGAAACGGATCTGTTAGATGCTTTAGAACGTGAGTTACGGCGAATGACTGGTGTGACAGTGTCACGTGATAGTTGGCAATGGGATCAGGTACCTGATCACCTAAAAATAACTTTCCGTGTATTGGATGATAAAAACCGCATACTGCGCGAAGGTAAAGATCTGGCTGCTTTGAAACTACAGCTACAAGCCAAAGTGCAGGAAACCCTTTCGGCGGTTGCCGATGACGGTATCGAACAAAATGACTTACATATCTGGAGTTTTGGCGATCTTCCCATCTGCTATCAACAACGCCGTGGTGGGTATGAGGTCAAAGCTTATCCAGCACTGGTGGATGAGAAAGACAGTGTCGCCATCCGCTTGTTTGATACTGAAGCCCAACAGCAACAGGCCATGTGGCAAGGCACTCGGCGGTTATTGCTACTTAATATCCCTTCGCCAATTAAGTATCTACATGAAAAGCTGCCGAACAAATCCAAACTCGGCTTATATTTCAATACTTATGGCAAAGTGATGGATCTGATTGATGATTGCATCGCTTGCGGGGTGGATAAATTGGTCGCTCAGTATGGCGGGCCAGTGTGGCAAGAAGCTGATTTTGCACGGTTACAGGAAAAGGTTCGCGCTGAACTTAATGAAACAGTTGTCGAAATCGCCAAACAAGTTGAACAGATTCTGACCACGGTATTCAGTATTAACAAGCGGTTGAAAGGGCGGGTAGATATCTCACAGGCATTGGCACTCTCTGATATCAAAGCACAACTAGGTGGGCTGATTTATCGTGGGTTTGTGACCAATAATGGCTGGAAGCGTTTACCAGATACCTTGCGTTACTTGCAAGCTATCGAACGTCGTATGGAAAAACTGGCGATTGACCCCCATCGTGATCGAGCACAAATGCAACGCATAGAGCATGTACAACAGATGTGGCAGCAATGGCTCACTAAACTACCACCCAAACGCCAGCAAGATGATGATGTGAAAGAAGTTCGTTGGATGATTGAAGAGCTACGTGTCAGCTTATTCGCCCAACAGCTCGGGACGCTTTACCCTATTTCTGATAAACGTATCCTCCAAACGATGGAGCAACTTTCAGCCTGA
- the azoR gene encoding FMN-dependent NADH-azoreductase, with the protein MSKVLVLKSSILATYSQSNQLADFFVEQWQAAHPGDEITVRDLAAQPIPVLDGELVGALRPSDAALTPRQQEALALSDELIAELQANDVIVMAAPMYNFNIPTQLKNYFDLIARAGVTFRYTEKGPEGLVTGKRAIILTSRGGIHKDTPSDLVVPYLRLFLGFIGITEVEFVFAEGIAYGPEVATKAQADAKELLAQVVSA; encoded by the coding sequence ATGAGCAAAGTTCTGGTTCTGAAATCAAGCATTCTGGCAACCTATTCTCAGTCCAACCAGTTGGCTGACTTTTTTGTTGAACAATGGCAAGCCGCCCACCCTGGCGACGAAATTACCGTGCGTGACCTAGCCGCTCAACCGATTCCTGTGTTAGATGGTGAACTTGTCGGCGCTCTGCGCCCTTCAGATGCAGCGCTGACACCACGCCAACAAGAAGCTTTGGCGCTATCTGATGAGTTGATTGCAGAATTGCAAGCCAACGACGTCATCGTCATGGCAGCACCAATGTACAACTTCAACATCCCAACCCAATTGAAAAACTATTTTGACCTGATCGCCCGTGCTGGCGTGACCTTCCGTTACACAGAGAAAGGTCCTGAAGGCTTAGTTACCGGTAAGCGTGCCATTATTTTAACCAGCCGTGGCGGCATCCATAAAGATACCCCAAGTGACTTGGTTGTACCTTACCTGCGTCTGTTCTTGGGCTTTATTGGTATCACAGAAGTTGAGTTTGTGTTTGCGGAAGGGATTGCTTATGGCCCTGAAGTTGCCACTAAAGCACAAGCGGATGCTAAAGAGTTACTCGCTCAGGTTGTTAGCGCTTAA
- a CDS encoding MFS transporter, whose translation MKWKFRLGAVVGNALEYYDIAVFAAISVYLSAEIERQGYEQATQMVWGIFALRFIVRPIGGYIIGRYADKVGRKSALILTSFVSGSATLCMALLPISFLGSYTPLVILVLQMALSFSYAGEWPTLTTYLFNDAKNKERARISALIVGSAIMGVIVSLLLVLVLEHSLDPIAMQTIGWRIPLLLGVVNIVVSFWFRARLPVQPTAFKRYKRLNWFKSFNLFLIAVPLSVAFYAQNMSSSLIKDKLQLGDFKSIYTILSSALILMFMLICGWLTDRYSSSAKVFNAGVIGLILFSIPLFYIMRSNTVEWVVIAQLAITINTAMILSTGASVLADIANGETTALSMGYNMSSTLAGGLTPLIISYLVSYDLTYAGAYIALSGFSLLLSQWLFKPTSSFKSKMEGAD comes from the coding sequence ATGAAATGGAAATTCAGACTAGGGGCCGTTGTTGGAAATGCCCTTGAGTATTATGACATTGCCGTGTTTGCTGCCATATCTGTGTATTTATCCGCAGAGATTGAACGTCAGGGGTATGAACAAGCGACTCAAATGGTATGGGGCATATTTGCCTTACGATTCATTGTCCGCCCAATTGGCGGCTATATTATTGGCCGATACGCGGATAAAGTTGGCCGCAAGTCTGCTCTAATTCTGACAAGTTTTGTAAGTGGTAGCGCCACGTTGTGCATGGCACTGTTGCCCATTAGTTTTCTAGGCTCATATACGCCACTCGTTATCTTGGTACTCCAAATGGCACTTTCCTTTAGTTACGCAGGTGAATGGCCAACACTGACCACGTATTTATTTAATGATGCTAAAAACAAAGAACGAGCAAGAATATCGGCGCTGATTGTAGGCAGTGCAATAATGGGGGTTATCGTATCTTTATTACTTGTATTGGTACTAGAGCACTCACTTGACCCCATTGCGATGCAGACAATAGGGTGGCGTATTCCACTCTTGTTAGGTGTAGTCAATATAGTGGTGAGTTTTTGGTTTCGAGCCAGATTACCGGTTCAACCTACCGCGTTTAAACGTTACAAACGGCTAAATTGGTTCAAATCATTTAACTTGTTTTTGATTGCCGTACCGTTGTCTGTCGCATTCTATGCCCAAAACATGTCAAGCTCACTGATTAAAGACAAGCTTCAATTGGGCGATTTTAAAAGTATATATACTATTTTATCATCAGCGTTAATACTAATGTTTATGCTTATTTGTGGCTGGCTAACAGATAGATATAGCTCTTCAGCTAAGGTATTTAACGCAGGAGTTATAGGGCTAATACTATTTTCCATCCCATTGTTTTATATTATGCGAAGCAATACAGTTGAATGGGTTGTTATTGCTCAACTTGCTATTACTATCAATACGGCCATGATATTGAGTACAGGAGCATCTGTATTAGCTGACATTGCTAACGGAGAAACGACCGCACTTAGCATGGGTTATAACATGTCATCGACACTAGCTGGTGGATTAACACCATTAATCATCAGCTATTTAGTATCTTATGATCTGACCTATGCGGGTGCATATATTGCTCTATCCGGTTTTTCATTATTACTCTCGCAGTGGTTATTTAAGCCCACAAGCTCTTTTAAGAGTAAAATGGAAGGTGCTGATTAA